Part of the Methanothermobacter sp. genome, CATAGGTGACGCACCAGGCCTCAGGGTCAAGGATGAAATCGAGGAGCAGGGACTTGGATACATAATAGTAAAGGCCGACCCCATGATAGGGGCAAGAAGGGAGTTCCTGGACCCAACAGAGATGGCATCCTTCAACTCCGACGTTATAAAGGTCCTTGCATTCACAGGAGCATACAGGGTTGTGCAGAACACAATCGATGCAATGATTGCAGATGTTGAAGCCGGAAAGGCACCTGAACTTCCACAGGTGGTAATAGACACAGATAAGGCGGTTGAGGCAGCAGGCTACACCAACCCATATGCAAAGGCCAAGGCAATGGCTGCATATGAGATAGCAACCAAGGTGGCTGACATAGACGTCAGGGGCTGCTTCATGGTACAGGACCCTGACCAGTACATACCAATCGTTGCCTCAGCACACGAAATGATTTCTGCAGCTGCCAGACTTGCAGTTGAAGCAAGGGAAATCGAGAAGGCCAACGACACCGTGCTGAGAACACCACACGGTAAGGAAGGTGAAACACTGAGCAAGAAGGATCTTCTGGCCAAGCCAGAATAGATCTTCAACCACTTATTTTTTCTGATACATGAGCTTTCAATGGATTTAATTCTTGCCTTTGCAACGTTCCAGCATGGTTTATATTCCCGGATGCTTAATTTCATCGGTCCAGCGGCCCATATAAATAGATGGCATGGGGCCTGTTGAATGGGCTGTCGTTTACCGGTCGTCAGATGCTCTCCGCACTGAATCTGAAGATTAACTTCCCATCTCTGTAGACCCTCAATTCTCCTCGAAGGAAGGTCTCCCATTTTTCACTGGTCAGAGGTTTACTTGCGATTATGTAACCCTCCTGATCAGGTTTCTTCTCATGGGCGAGGTCTATCTGGTAATCGTCATCAAGGAGTTCAACGGGACCGTAGGGCGCTCTTCGATGCAACTGGTAGAGACCTTTGTACCCCTCCATGTCATGATAGGAGAAGAGGTGTTTACCGTCGGATAGGAGGCAGTTAAATATTCCATGCCTGTTTATTTCATTCAGGACGCTCCAGAGCCACTCGTAATCCTCGTCATCCCTGAATTTAACGCCCTCCTCACTGATGCGGTTCATGATGTGGCAGAATGCGATCTCGGAGTCAGTTGTCCCAACGGGCTTATACCTTCCACCCTCAGGGTTATCAATGTTGAGGGTGCCGTTGTGGGCGAACACATGGTCCCGTCCGTCCCATTCCCTCTGGAAGGGGTGGGTGTTCCTGTGGGACTTATCCCCGCTGCTTATCTTACGTATATGGGATATTATGATCCAGGAACCTATAGGTTCATAGTTCTCCAGGAACTGTGACAGCGGACTCTCCTTTGATGGGCAGGGCTCTTTGTAAACCTGTACCGATTCATCTGGATAGAAGGCCAGCCCCCAGCCATCTGGATTATCCTCTGACCTCATCCTGAAACCCCTCAGGGAAAAGGATGGTTTCACTTCCCGGTTAAAACAGAACCCCAGAAGTTCACACAAACCAATCACCCCCATTTTGTAATCAGATTCTTCCAGTGATGGATTGTGAGGCATACCGAGGTCAGTTCAGTCTTAAACGGCAGATCCATGATTGATTTAAGCGAGAACCTCTTAATAAATTGCATCAATTACGTAAAAACGCATATCTGAATGATATGGTGTTCTGGACTCCTATATGCGAAAATACTGTGATGAAATGACTTTAAGGCGCACGTTGCCATCCACAGATTCTCTACAATCTGCCCTTGGTGCTTGGAATCATATCGTGTTCAACCCGTACAGCGTCCCTGAGTGCCATTGCAAGTGCCTTGAAGAGTGCCTCGGCCTTATGGTGGTCGTTACTTCCCCTGACAGATGCATGGATGTTAATGGCAGCAGAAGCCGCAAATGACTCAAAGAAATGCCCTATGTTATCTGATGAGACATCCCCGATCTTATTAACACCGAAATCAAGTTCAAGTACCGTGTAGGGTCTTCCACCCAGGTCCAGTGCAACTGTGGCCAGGGACTCATCCATCGGGACCATCGCATGGGCCATCCTCCTTATACCCTTTCCATCACCAAGGGCCTCCCTGAGGGCCTCGCCCAGTGTCAGTGCAACATCCTCAACCGTGTGGTGGTCGTCCACCTCCAGATCTCCCCTTGCCTCCACCTCAAGGTCCATGAGCCCGTGACGGGCCAGCGATCCAAGCATGTGGTCAAGGAATCCAAGACCTGTATTCACATTTGACCTTCCACTGCCATCAAGGTTCAGATCAACCTTCACATGGGTTTCAAGGGTTTCCCGGGTCTTCAGACTTCTTCTCATAGTTATCATCCCTTATGATCCTTATGGCGCCTTCAGGACATTTACTTGCACATATCATGCACTGGTGGCAGAATTCAAGATTTGAGGCTCTGGCAGGTTTTCTCCTGTCTATGGTCCATATCCTGCCCCCCTTGGGACACGCCTCACGGCACTCACCGCATCCGGTGCATTTATCTGGATCCACAATTATCTTCAATTAAATCACCACCATCAGTCATATCTTAAGAACAGTAACAGCAACAGCCTTAAAACCAGCATATACATTGGATCCAGGGTTCAGTTTCATTTTACGTTGAGATTCACGTGTTATACGGGTCTTGAGTTTAATGTCCCCTGCATTGATCCTGACGGTCACAATGTCCCCTTCCAGTTCAAGGCCTGTAACAGTTCCTGGAATGGTGTTCCTCATGCTGGTATCGTACCTCTCACCCATGACCACAATGTCCTCAGGGTCAACGAGGAGTATGACCTCATCTCCAGGGGATAACCCCTCAACCACTGGCGCCTCCAGGAGGGAGTTTCCCACCCTTATTCTTGAACCATACCCTGAGATTTCCTCAACGGTTCCCCTGATTTCGTTACTGGAAATCTGCCTTTCGAGGGCCCTCTTTAATTTAAGATACTCAAGGATAACCCTGACGCCTGTTTCTGTGAGTCTGCTACCTCCACCACCCCCCTTTCCACCCCTTCTGGTTTCCACGACCTCTTCACCGAGGAGTTCCTCAATGTTCTTTATATAGGCAAGGGCGCTGCGGTAGGGGATACCCGCCTCCTCTGCTGCTTTGCTTATGGAACCCCTGCTCTGGATCAGCCTGAGAAGTCTGAACCTTCTCCCATCCATGGGGACTTCGGTTCCGTCAATGCTGATTCTGCAGCTGAAGCTCATTGTAGAACCTATGGATCTTGTTCTTTATATTCTTATGCCATCACCTTGCCCAGCGGTCCATGAGGTCAGCCACCCTGTTCATGGCTCCTGAGAGGGGGCCCATCCTTGATGCGGACTTCCTCAGAAGCCTCACGTCCCGCTTCTCAACACCCCCTATAAGGAGCAGGCCTGCACCGTAAACCAGGGGACTGAAGATTATTGCCAGAAGGAGCCCCATGATGGTCCGGGGAAGGAGCAGCATGAAGACCCCCATAACCCCTGATGCGAATCCTATCCTGAGAAGTGAGAGGCCCGGTGGCTTCACACCGGTTATCTCTGAGGTCTTCCAGAGGATGATGATCATTATGATAAGGGCTGCGATTGTTGTTGCAAGGGCTCCCCCCTCGATTCCAAGTAATGGTACGAGGGCAACGTTCAGTGCAAGGTTTATGACAGTCCCGGCAACCAGAACGTACATTGGAAGACGGGGGTAACCTATCCCCTGGGCGATACTTGATGATATCATGAAGAGGGTGTAGAAGCTCATCCCAACAACCAGTATGCTCAGGGCACCAGCACCGAAGATGAAGTTGCTCCCAAAGAGTAGTTCAAGGAGGGGCTCTGAGAAGACTGCTATGCCAACACACATGGGAAGCACAAGGAGAGTCACGACCCTGTATGACTGTACAATGTAGGTTTCAAGGAGCCTCCTGTCCTTCAGTGCGAAGGCCTCTGATGCCGCAGGAAGAACAGCGGTTGCCACAGAGAGGGATACTACAAGGGGAAGCCTTGCGATGGGATCAGCCGCGGTGTAGTATCCCACAGAGGTTGTTGCCATGAACACACCTATCACAAATACACTTATATCGTATATCGCCATCTCAGAGAGGGCGGTGATTATAACGGGGATGGAGAATGAGAGAAGCACTTTCACAAGCCCCAGCTCCTCCCTGATGGTCAGCCTCTTTTCTGGGGGAGCAGGTGGGAAGTAGCTGTTCATCAGCCTTTTGAATATCAGGATAGCTGATATGGCCGATGCAAGAAAACCCATGGCGGTACCCATAACCGCCCCTGCTGCATAGAAACCGGCCATCACAAGGACAACGGCGAGAATTATCATGAAAACCTGCTCAACCGCCCTTGTAATCACGACGTACTCCATCCGGTATATGCCCTGAAATGCGCCCCTGAAGGCCCCAACTATAACACTGAAGGGTGTTATGAGTGCAACAGCCTGCAGGGGGTACTGGGCGGCCGGTTTATGGAAGAACTGGTTTGCAAGCCAGGGTGCTGTGAAGAACATTACGAGGGAGAAAGTCAGACCAAGAAATATCATGACCTTCAGCGAGGTTACAACAACCTGCCTGGCCATCTCATCCTCCTTGAGGGCCCGGTGCTGGGCCACATACTTGGCTATTGCCGGCGGCAGACCCCCAGCGGCCAGTATCTGGAATATCCCCTGGAATGGGAGTGTCAGTCCCAGGAGTCCGTAGCCCTCGGGTCCAAGGAGACGTGTCATGAGAACCCGGTATATATATCCACCCACCCTGAAGAGGAGGTTGCCGATTATTATAAAGAAGCTGCCCTTTAAGAGTTTGGAGGTACCTGAAGATGCCATTGAATCACCGGAAAAATAAATCTGATAGCGCCTTAAATAAGCCTTTTGGTCGAAGTTGCAATGATAAAAAAATAGCTTATGGGGTCTGGGAATTCAGAAATCTCTTAAACATTTTGAGGGTTTTATCAAGGGTTTTAAACCCGTAGGAGTCCTCCTTAACGCCCTCGACGGTGTCCCTTGACCAGAGACACGCCCCCAGGTTTGCTCCGAAGGACCCCCCGCTTACTGGTATTACTCCGTTGAGGATGTAGAAGGTGTGTATCTGCATGAGGGCAGGTTCCTGCCCCCCGCACCTGTCGCCACCAACAGCTATGCCCATGCCCAACTTACCCCTCAGGGAGTCGTAGTCCTCTGCGCCAAGCGCCCGGCAGCGGTCCATTATGGCCTTCACCTGGGCGCTGACACCACCATTGTAGACAGGGGTTGCAATTATGATTCCCCGGGCCCCCCTAAGGAGGTCGTAGAGTGGGTACATGTCGTCCTTCAGCACACACTCCTTATTTCTGAGGCAGTAGTCACAGTGCCTGCAGGGTGAGATGCTCTTACCCCTAACGGTGAAGAACTCCGTTTCAAGTCCCTCATCCGCCAGTTTTTCAAGGGCCCTTTCAAGCACGTAATGGGTGGCCTGTTTCCTGGGGCTTCCACATATACCCACTATCATATGCAATCCCCTTATCGGCTAGATTGACTCGTCCTCGTCAAGGGGCAGTCTCATGGTGTCTGGGTCCTGGGGCATGTGCTCCAGGAAGTCCTCGGCGGCCCTCCTAACATCCCTTGAGCCGATTATGTACCTTCCAACCACTATTATGTCGGCGCCGCTATCAAGGGCCTCCTGCATCTTGGAGGGCGTTATACCGCCTGCAACGGCCACAAGACCCCTGGGGCCAAGTATATCCTTTATTTCCCTTATGTTGCCCCATT contains:
- the hisB gene encoding imidazoleglycerol-phosphate dehydratase HisB, translated to MRRSLKTRETLETHVKVDLNLDGSGRSNVNTGLGFLDHMLGSLARHGLMDLEVEARGDLEVDDHHTVEDVALTLGEALREALGDGKGIRRMAHAMVPMDESLATVALDLGGRPYTVLELDFGVNKIGDVSSDNIGHFFESFAASAAINIHASVRGSNDHHKAEALFKALAMALRDAVRVEHDMIPSTKGRL
- a CDS encoding F420-dependent methylenetetrahydromethanopterin dehydrogenase translates to MVVKIGIIKCGNIGTSPVLDLLLDERADRPNIDVCVVGSGAKMNPDEIERAVPTMLEMERDFVIFISPNPGAPGPAKAREILSEADVPAMIIGDAPGLRVKDEIEEQGLGYIIVKADPMIGARREFLDPTEMASFNSDVIKVLAFTGAYRVVQNTIDAMIADVEAGKAPELPQVVIDTDKAVEAAGYTNPYAKAKAMAAYEIATKVADIDVRGCFMVQDPDQYIPIVASAHEMISAAARLAVEAREIEKANDTVLRTPHGKEGETLSKKDLLAKPE
- a CDS encoding flavodoxin family protein; translated protein: MIVGICGSPRKQATHYVLERALEKLADEGLETEFFTVRGKSISPCRHCDYCLRNKECVLKDDMYPLYDLLRGARGIIIATPVYNGGVSAQVKAIMDRCRALGAEDYDSLRGKLGMGIAVGGDRCGGQEPALMQIHTFYILNGVIPVSGGSFGANLGACLWSRDTVEGVKEDSYGFKTLDKTLKMFKRFLNSQTP
- a CDS encoding oligosaccharide flippase family protein — encoded protein: MASSGTSKLLKGSFFIIIGNLLFRVGGYIYRVLMTRLLGPEGYGLLGLTLPFQGIFQILAAGGLPPAIAKYVAQHRALKEDEMARQVVVTSLKVMIFLGLTFSLVMFFTAPWLANQFFHKPAAQYPLQAVALITPFSVIVGAFRGAFQGIYRMEYVVITRAVEQVFMIILAVVLVMAGFYAAGAVMGTAMGFLASAISAILIFKRLMNSYFPPAPPEKRLTIREELGLVKVLLSFSIPVIITALSEMAIYDISVFVIGVFMATTSVGYYTAADPIARLPLVVSLSVATAVLPAASEAFALKDRRLLETYIVQSYRVVTLLVLPMCVGIAVFSEPLLELLFGSNFIFGAGALSILVVGMSFYTLFMISSSIAQGIGYPRLPMYVLVAGTVINLALNVALVPLLGIEGGALATTIAALIIMIIILWKTSEITGVKPPGLSLLRIGFASGVMGVFMLLLPRTIMGLLLAIIFSPLVYGAGLLLIGGVEKRDVRLLRKSASRMGPLSGAMNRVADLMDRWAR
- a CDS encoding TOBE domain-containing protein, giving the protein MSFSCRISIDGTEVPMDGRRFRLLRLIQSRGSISKAAEEAGIPYRSALAYIKNIEELLGEEVVETRRGGKGGGGGSRLTETGVRVILEYLKLKRALERQISSNEIRGTVEEISGYGSRIRVGNSLLEAPVVEGLSPGDEVILLVDPEDIVVMGERYDTSMRNTIPGTVTGLELEGDIVTVRINAGDIKLKTRITRESQRKMKLNPGSNVYAGFKAVAVTVLKI
- a CDS encoding class II glutamine amidotransferase, with product MCELLGFCFNREVKPSFSLRGFRMRSEDNPDGWGLAFYPDESVQVYKEPCPSKESPLSQFLENYEPIGSWIIISHIRKISSGDKSHRNTHPFQREWDGRDHVFAHNGTLNIDNPEGGRYKPVGTTDSEIAFCHIMNRISEEGVKFRDDEDYEWLWSVLNEINRHGIFNCLLSDGKHLFSYHDMEGYKGLYQLHRRAPYGPVELLDDDYQIDLAHEKKPDQEGYIIASKPLTSEKWETFLRGELRVYRDGKLIFRFSAESI
- a CDS encoding ferredoxin family protein, with translation MKIIVDPDKCTGCGECREACPKGGRIWTIDRRKPARASNLEFCHQCMICASKCPEGAIRIIRDDNYEKKSEDPGNP